One Deltaproteobacteria bacterium DNA window includes the following coding sequences:
- a CDS encoding thermonuclease family protein, giving the protein MPGIIAACIIVSAFALSSVVHADASGRASAIDGDTIEVGDERIRLHGIDAPESAQTCLAGGEGWRCGRRTTRAFRDRIDSQAVACEERDRGRYGRMMAVCREYVAEEASAKAARRGLWRGDFVVPWDWRANA; this is encoded by the coding sequence ATCATCGCAGCTTGTATCATCGTCTCGGCTTTTGCCTTGTCGTCGGTTGTCCATGCGGACGCGTCCGGCCGAGCGTCCGCAATCGACGGCGACACCATCGAAGTGGGCGATGAACGCATACGTCTCCATGGCATCGACGCGCCGGAGAGCGCCCAAACCTGTCTCGCCGGTGGCGAAGGTTGGCGGTGCGGCCGGCGCACGACTCGCGCATTCCGCGACCGGATCGACAGCCAGGCGGTTGCGTGCGAGGAAAGAGACCGGGGTCGTTACGGGCGCATGATGGCGGTGTGCCGGGAATATGTGGCGGAAGAAGCGTCAGCGAAAGCGGCTCGGCGTGGGCTCTGGCGCGGCGACTTCGTGGTGCCCTGGGACTGGCGGGCGAACGCCTGA
- a CDS encoding tyrosine-type recombinase/integrase, translating to MVSRLPSIRVHDLRHSFASRALALGESLTMIGEILGHRKVKTTARYAHLARESVKMSTARVSESIAADME from the coding sequence ATGGTTAGCCGCCTGCCATCCATTCGTGTCCATGACCTCCGACACAGCTTCGCTTCGAGGGCGCTCGCCCTGGGGGAGAGCCTCACGATGATCGGAGAGATCCTCGGCCACCGGAAGGTGAAGACCACGGCCCGCTACGCCCACCTTGCACGAGAGTCGGTGAAGATGTCGACCGCCAGGGTCTCGGAGAGTATTGCGGCCGATATGGAATAG
- a CDS encoding endonuclease/exonuclease/phosphatase family protein encodes MRIAAYNLENLFDRPRAFDDDQPADRHDALKQYAKLNGLFEKTSYSGTNKQEMLRLMDLLGILNENKGPYVLLRKIRGRIIRRPRDRTKAREIVANGRVDWVGWCELRTAAIRDTAIMNTGRVIRDMNADILAVVEAESRPVLQEMNRLILPQVGADRYPNVMIIDGNDQRGIDVGIMTKAGYPIGVMRSHVHDMKPDGHPIFSRDCPEYEVTTPSGDVVWVIPNHFKSKYGGNDAASQEKRRAQAQRTAEIYQRLRDEGYKYITVLGDLNDTPDSIPLSPLLSTDLKDASDHENFSKVEFRANNGHQGIGTYGLGNDSNKIDYLLLSPALYDRMQNGGIFRKGAWPGSSPRRWGVYPELNEKRDAASDHHAIYADIDV; translated from the coding sequence ATGCGCATTGCGGCGTACAATCTCGAAAATCTATTCGACCGACCGAGAGCCTTTGACGACGATCAGCCTGCCGACAGGCATGATGCTCTCAAGCAGTATGCGAAGCTGAACGGCTTGTTCGAAAAGACGTCGTATTCGGGCACGAACAAACAAGAGATGCTGCGCCTTATGGACCTGCTGGGAATCTTGAACGAGAACAAGGGCCCCTACGTCCTGTTGCGAAAGATTCGAGGCCGGATCATTAGGCGCCCCCGGGACCGAACCAAAGCACGGGAAATCGTTGCCAACGGCCGCGTTGATTGGGTCGGATGGTGCGAGCTGCGCACGGCTGCCATCCGCGACACGGCCATCATGAATACCGGCCGTGTGATCCGGGACATGAACGCCGATATCCTGGCCGTCGTGGAGGCCGAAAGCCGTCCAGTTCTACAGGAGATGAACCGGTTGATCCTTCCGCAGGTTGGGGCAGACCGGTATCCCAACGTCATGATCATCGACGGGAACGATCAGCGCGGAATCGACGTGGGGATCATGACCAAGGCCGGATATCCGATCGGCGTCATGAGAAGCCATGTCCACGACATGAAACCCGATGGCCATCCAATCTTCAGCCGAGACTGTCCCGAATACGAAGTCACCACGCCATCGGGCGATGTCGTTTGGGTCATTCCCAACCACTTCAAGAGCAAGTACGGCGGCAACGATGCGGCAAGTCAGGAGAAGCGGCGGGCGCAGGCGCAAAGGACCGCAGAGATCTATCAACGTCTTCGCGATGAAGGATACAAATACATCACTGTGCTTGGAGACCTGAACGACACGCCGGACAGCATACCGCTGTCTCCCTTGTTGTCGACTGACCTGAAAGACGCCTCGGACCACGAAAACTTTTCCAAGGTCGAGTTCCGCGCGAATAACGGCCACCAGGGGATCGGTACGTACGGGCTCGGCAATGACTCGAACAAGATCGACTATCTTTTGCTCTCGCCGGCGCTGTACGACCGGATGCAGAATGGCGGCATATTCAGAAAGGGCGCTTGGCCTGGAAGCAGCCCGCGTAGGTGGGGGGTTTATCCTGAACTGAACGAAAAGCGGGACGCGGCCTCAGACCACCACGCGATCTATGCCGATATTGATGTTTGA
- a CDS encoding phospholipase D family protein has translation MLIVQNQSCPGTMLSGLLDLMRDGVVSVRICCAYVSMSGSQMLFDGIARSAANGNPATVDKTIVASLDFGLTEPDALRFWREMDNSRVLVAGAPYLEAGRLTTYAAFHPKLYILGRHDGTVGSLVGSANLTNRGLMVNTEAGWLEMEHHVPEPVNGAWNAAIGPAVDLTPEILDRYSALRQRLPREQRAEELEPVPAPQIGQVGGYGLMTDAGIDPRIHQQMWVQANRLSGGARTQLELPRGSHRFFGPAYQGYDYERVEHIAEPSLVSGQRMWRNRPVTWHGDNRMERINLPSARMGGFTYENSLILFRRMGPNTFELRVYPWNSDAARSLVEASRLAGLVFRVGGMSPRLVGLLT, from the coding sequence ATGCTCATTGTGCAAAATCAGTCTTGCCCCGGAACGATGCTGAGCGGGCTGCTCGACCTGATGCGCGACGGCGTTGTCAGCGTTCGGATATGTTGCGCCTATGTCTCGATGTCGGGAAGTCAGATGCTCTTTGACGGGATTGCGCGGTCGGCTGCAAACGGCAATCCTGCGACCGTGGACAAAACAATTGTGGCCTCTCTTGATTTCGGACTGACCGAACCCGATGCTTTGCGGTTCTGGAGGGAAATGGACAATAGCCGTGTTCTTGTCGCTGGCGCACCGTACCTAGAAGCCGGGCGCCTTACGACATACGCAGCCTTTCATCCGAAGCTGTATATACTCGGAAGGCACGACGGGACCGTCGGCAGTCTGGTGGGATCGGCCAATCTCACGAACCGCGGTTTGATGGTCAATACTGAGGCCGGCTGGCTGGAAATGGAACATCATGTGCCGGAACCGGTGAACGGCGCATGGAACGCAGCAATTGGTCCAGCCGTAGATTTGACGCCTGAGATCCTCGATCGTTACAGCGCGCTTCGGCAGCGTCTCCCGCGTGAGCAGCGAGCCGAGGAGTTGGAGCCGGTACCTGCGCCGCAGATTGGCCAAGTTGGCGGTTACGGGCTGATGACAGACGCAGGCATCGATCCCCGGATCCATCAACAGATGTGGGTGCAAGCAAACCGCCTCTCTGGCGGAGCCCGAACGCAACTCGAACTACCGCGCGGCAGCCATCGTTTCTTTGGCCCCGCCTATCAAGGGTACGATTATGAACGGGTGGAGCATATCGCTGAGCCGTCATTGGTTTCCGGACAAAGGATGTGGCGGAATCGTCCCGTGACTTGGCATGGCGATAACCGCATGGAGCGGATCAACCTGCCCTCGGCTCGAATGGGCGGATTTACGTATGAAAATTCGCTAATCCTGTTCAGGCGGATGGGACCAAATACGTTCGAGCTACGGGTATACCCTTGGAACTCGGATGCGGCGCGTTCCTTGGTCGAAGCCTCACGCCTTGCGGGGCTCGTATTTCGCGTCGGAGGGATGAGTCCACGGCTCGTGGGCTTGCTCACCTGA
- a CDS encoding N-6 DNA methylase produces MEAVLRGEFQSRLRLIFPDADDQAWINHYGEGAEAGTKVGQAGGAVANRFIDNLVGCTTIEYEPDLRIAAKREQGFAQVREHVAGLVRSLVPVCQVRGILSDTVEWLAYDAELAPNNDPAACTADDITLVPVDKLNLTTDDESSATRLIGFVRKHLAREQSRPLRAGFLTVDLGLESISCQRSKEPLRKLVDDGRAADPSIALATDLWSQFVDHLEGEKGAFRAAAYVDEVYLCILARLLSANVLAGHAISSDEADLKAILDGSYFRDRYQLSNVVEQDYFGWLVNAAHLGHLVPIAQQIQQDLYAYDFSSRPETDLFGRLMAQLARRSQRKLLGQEWTPGWLGRHLALRCLDNLPEGEEPRIVDMCCGSGSILAEVLKAAKDRFGFTDIATLHEVATGFDIDPLAVSLAKTTWVVTLADEIKAATSPIIIPIYHADSLFSVTPITSRLPDFGESETIPISLDGIKIDLPDALIQPECRELFDRIIDWAYDETLDAQANGGTDQLTEQGTARFLEGAAAALGISLSAELKETLVPAVFALVHRMAELALAGRNGIWAFILRNTYRPGLLAGRFNGLVSNPPWLAMSRLGDNPYREVLTGRAKLYGIRPPGQSFLHLELGTTHLLHAVDRYLAADAAVACLIPGTVFNGHHHELFRQREFLTAARPIRLDISEMWQIEPGTFKYPGAAVIGHKRARTAKLAEAAIAGFLARWDGLEATEFSVRAIGNKRTAWVLEQGGLPAAASTATVMPQQGADLMPRTAICIEIVNEAGAEYRVDTPSRGTPYGFTIKSAKELKDERFPGNVAPCFVYRMAQSANLLPFVLGEHCAPIAIPALRDDHGAWRILDEADIRGMGLTETARRFRTINDKLEQVGQGKKLQLRIDERMKLSKQVMPEDGYLILAGAGGKHICAACVEIAPNDNLVVDQTLYWRAVSGEVEAWFLVGMLNSHAMTEAITPFNPRGAFGERHIHALPYRLMPAFDPANEDHLQIATLAQQIAESAGRIVAADAYLSDPNRALATRRTRLRTKLEQIAPYRELEQLCAAALATTTFGQDEDDGGDE; encoded by the coding sequence GTGGAAGCCGTTTTGCGCGGCGAGTTCCAGTCACGGCTGCGCCTGATCTTTCCGGATGCCGACGATCAGGCGTGGATCAATCACTATGGTGAGGGTGCAGAGGCCGGGACAAAGGTCGGGCAGGCTGGAGGTGCTGTCGCGAACCGGTTCATCGATAATCTCGTTGGCTGCACGACCATTGAATACGAGCCCGACCTGCGCATCGCGGCGAAGCGCGAACAGGGCTTTGCGCAGGTGCGCGAACACGTCGCCGGGCTCGTCCGCAGCCTTGTCCCCGTGTGCCAGGTGCGCGGGATTCTGTCCGATACGGTCGAGTGGCTGGCCTACGACGCGGAGCTTGCCCCCAACAACGATCCCGCCGCCTGCACTGCAGACGATATTACGCTGGTGCCGGTGGACAAGTTGAATCTGACCACCGATGACGAATCGTCCGCTACGCGCCTCATTGGCTTCGTTCGTAAGCATCTGGCCCGCGAACAGTCCCGCCCTCTCAGGGCTGGGTTCCTTACAGTCGATCTCGGTCTGGAGAGTATTTCCTGCCAGCGGAGCAAGGAGCCGTTGCGCAAGCTTGTCGATGACGGCCGCGCCGCCGACCCGTCAATCGCCTTGGCAACTGACCTGTGGTCCCAGTTTGTCGACCACCTCGAAGGCGAGAAGGGCGCCTTCCGCGCCGCGGCATATGTCGATGAAGTCTATCTCTGCATTCTCGCCCGGCTGCTTAGCGCGAATGTTCTCGCAGGCCATGCAATCTCCAGCGATGAGGCCGACCTTAAGGCGATCCTGGACGGATCGTATTTCAGGGACCGCTACCAGCTTTCCAATGTGGTCGAACAGGACTACTTCGGCTGGCTCGTCAATGCGGCTCATCTCGGCCATCTCGTTCCCATTGCCCAGCAGATTCAGCAGGATCTCTACGCCTACGATTTCTCGTCGCGTCCCGAAACGGATCTGTTCGGCCGGCTTATGGCGCAACTTGCCCGGCGTAGTCAACGCAAGCTGCTTGGACAGGAATGGACGCCTGGCTGGCTCGGCCGACATCTCGCCTTGCGTTGCCTGGACAATCTCCCGGAGGGAGAGGAACCGCGCATTGTCGATATGTGCTGTGGCTCCGGCTCCATCCTGGCCGAGGTGCTCAAAGCCGCTAAAGACCGGTTCGGCTTTACCGACATCGCAACGCTGCATGAGGTGGCGACGGGCTTTGACATCGATCCGCTTGCTGTCAGCCTGGCCAAGACCACCTGGGTCGTGACGCTCGCCGACGAGATCAAGGCCGCGACAAGCCCGATCATCATCCCGATCTATCATGCCGACTCGCTGTTTTCAGTCACGCCGATCACGTCGCGACTACCGGACTTTGGCGAGAGCGAGACGATCCCCATTTCACTGGACGGTATCAAGATTGACCTGCCCGACGCACTGATTCAGCCTGAATGCCGCGAGTTGTTCGACCGGATCATTGACTGGGCCTATGACGAGACCCTCGACGCTCAAGCCAATGGCGGCACCGATCAACTGACTGAGCAGGGCACGGCGCGGTTCCTCGAGGGCGCCGCGGCCGCGCTGGGTATTTCGCTCAGCGCCGAACTAAAAGAGACGTTGGTCCCGGCCGTCTTCGCGCTGGTTCATCGCATGGCCGAGCTAGCTCTCGCTGGCCGCAATGGTATCTGGGCTTTCATTCTGCGCAATACCTATCGGCCAGGGCTTCTCGCTGGCCGGTTTAATGGGCTTGTTTCGAATCCACCATGGCTTGCCATGAGCCGTCTTGGCGATAACCCGTACCGAGAAGTCCTCACCGGCAGGGCTAAGCTTTACGGTATCCGCCCGCCCGGCCAGTCGTTCCTACATCTGGAGCTTGGCACGACTCATCTACTGCACGCCGTGGACCGCTATCTCGCTGCTGATGCGGCTGTTGCCTGTTTGATTCCTGGCACCGTCTTCAACGGCCACCATCACGAACTCTTCCGCCAGCGCGAGTTCTTGACCGCCGCACGCCCTATCCGGCTTGACATCAGCGAAATGTGGCAGATCGAGCCCGGTACCTTCAAATACCCGGGCGCGGCCGTCATCGGCCACAAGCGGGCCAGGACGGCCAAACTTGCAGAAGCGGCGATTGCTGGGTTTCTGGCGCGATGGGACGGCCTTGAGGCCACCGAATTCTCGGTCCGCGCCATCGGCAACAAGCGCACCGCTTGGGTACTCGAACAGGGAGGACTACCCGCTGCGGCCTCCACGGCCACAGTGATGCCGCAGCAGGGCGCCGACCTTATGCCGCGCACGGCCATTTGCATCGAGATCGTCAATGAAGCCGGCGCTGAGTACAGGGTTGATACGCCGTCACGTGGCACGCCTTACGGATTTACTATCAAGTCGGCAAAGGAGCTCAAGGATGAGCGCTTTCCCGGCAATGTTGCGCCGTGTTTCGTCTACCGCATGGCACAGTCGGCAAACTTGCTGCCCTTTGTTCTCGGAGAGCACTGCGCCCCGATCGCAATCCCGGCACTCCGCGACGATCACGGCGCATGGCGGATTCTTGATGAGGCCGATATCCGCGGAATGGGCCTGACCGAAACAGCACGCCGCTTTCGCACTATCAACGACAAGCTCGAACAGGTCGGCCAGGGCAAGAAGCTCCAGCTGCGAATTGATGAACGGATGAAGCTGTCAAAACAGGTGATGCCCGAGGACGGCTACCTCATTCTGGCTGGGGCTGGCGGCAAGCATATCTGCGCTGCCTGTGTCGAGATTGCCCCCAACGACAATCTAGTCGTGGATCAAACGCTCTATTGGCGCGCGGTTTCCGGCGAAGTGGAGGCGTGGTTTCTCGTTGGCATGCTGAACAGCCACGCTATGACCGAGGCGATCACGCCATTCAACCCGAGGGGCGCTTTCGGGGAACGCCACATTCATGCCTTACCTTATCGGCTGATGCCCGCATTCGATCCCGCGAATGAGGATCACCTCCAAATCGCAACGCTTGCGCAGCAGATCGCGGAGTCGGCCGGAAGGATCGTAGCGGCGGATGCGTATCTGTCCGATCCGAACAGAGCACTCGCTACCCGCCGCACGCGGCTGCGCACGAAGCTTGAGCAGATAGCGCCCTACAGGGAACTGGAACAGCTCTGCGCCGCCGCGCTGGCCACCACCACCTTTGGCCAAGATGAGGATGACGGGGGAGATGAGTAG
- a CDS encoding N-6 DNA methylase, whose amino-acid sequence MQRDEARRRARHTARAFEQALDPVRRKRLGQFFTGVPLGKLLAHLALQSDTRTVLDPMVGHGDLLDATCEAAADRGYSIARLDGIEVDKATADTCRDRLAALIPKTSAPDYSILAADAFDPTTPDALPVPSYDLVITNPPYVRYQTRNGNDAATDLARAGLEQIVDSRHRGAGGAIWKVLAQSYSGLADLSVPASILAGSLVRPGGRLALVLPATWRSRDYADVIRYLLLRCFALETIVADTQPGWFSDALVRTHLIIARRLIAAEARQCLSGRERWPEARWLHVAPDAADQRSLVGSAFEGEHPEADFAAYVRASAADAARGIEARVFDLHHEWVTLHARISRRHWYSILEGGSSDLPLFSTHQKSALLALPEVLRDMLPTAAATAKLVPLEGAGIKVGQGLRTGCNGFFYVTTCGTAGDGSEQVNASLALGGTTFTVPSDALHPVLRRQAEMQIVQRGEVPPGRVLDLRGWVLPEDSRIVADARSAYEQHRRNRPRVMPATLTAFVRHAATVSLEGSASNKPIPELSAVRSNVRQPGRKGVIPRFWYMLPDFTPRHLPAAFVARVNQGTPWVECNTDPPLLIDANFSTFWTADGDWTRFALKALLNSVWCRAFMEVAGTPLGGGALKLEATHLRQMPVPVLAIEARSTLDAAGRKLTRDSEDVQADIDRIILQALLPCTMPEASLLELAHRMAKQTSALCAARQRVAS is encoded by the coding sequence GTGCAACGCGATGAGGCGCGCCGGAGAGCCAGACATACCGCGCGTGCCTTCGAGCAGGCGCTTGACCCGGTACGGCGCAAGCGGCTCGGCCAGTTCTTCACTGGCGTTCCACTCGGTAAGCTCCTTGCCCATCTCGCCTTGCAGTCCGATACCCGCACCGTTCTCGATCCGATGGTCGGGCACGGTGATCTTCTGGATGCGACCTGCGAAGCGGCAGCCGACCGCGGCTATTCCATCGCTCGGCTTGACGGCATCGAGGTCGACAAAGCCACTGCGGATACATGCCGCGACCGGCTCGCGGCGCTTATCCCCAAGACATCTGCTCCCGATTATTCAATCCTTGCAGCAGACGCCTTTGATCCGACTACGCCGGATGCCTTGCCGGTCCCGAGCTACGACCTCGTCATAACCAATCCGCCCTATGTGCGTTATCAGACGCGCAACGGCAACGATGCCGCAACCGACCTAGCTCGCGCGGGCCTTGAGCAGATCGTTGACAGTCGTCACAGGGGAGCTGGCGGCGCGATCTGGAAAGTGCTGGCTCAGAGCTATTCGGGCCTTGCCGACCTGTCCGTACCGGCGTCGATTCTCGCCGGGTCCCTGGTACGCCCCGGCGGCCGGCTCGCTCTTGTCCTCCCGGCTACCTGGCGTTCCCGTGACTACGCCGATGTTATCCGCTATCTGCTCTTGCGCTGCTTTGCGCTTGAAACCATCGTCGCGGATACCCAACCCGGCTGGTTCTCGGATGCTCTGGTCCGCACCCATCTGATCATCGCCAGACGCTTAATCGCTGCCGAGGCCCGCCAGTGCCTTAGCGGTAGAGAGCGCTGGCCCGAAGCGCGGTGGCTTCACGTTGCGCCGGACGCGGCTGACCAACGCTCGCTGGTTGGATCTGCTTTCGAGGGTGAACATCCCGAAGCCGACTTTGCTGCCTACGTCCGCGCCAGCGCCGCCGACGCTGCGCGCGGCATTGAGGCCAGAGTCTTCGACCTGCACCATGAATGGGTGACGCTGCATGCACGCATCAGTCGGCGGCATTGGTACTCGATACTTGAAGGAGGCAGTTCCGACCTACCGCTATTCTCAACTCATCAAAAGTCTGCGCTGCTGGCCCTTCCCGAAGTGTTGCGTGACATGTTGCCGACCGCTGCCGCTACCGCGAAGCTGGTTCCACTAGAAGGTGCCGGCATCAAGGTCGGTCAGGGCCTCCGCACCGGATGCAACGGATTCTTCTATGTCACCACATGCGGCACGGCTGGAGACGGCAGCGAACAGGTGAACGCATCACTTGCACTGGGCGGTACGACGTTTACAGTCCCATCAGATGCGCTTCACCCCGTGCTCCGGCGCCAGGCGGAAATGCAGATTGTCCAACGCGGTGAGGTTCCGCCCGGTCGCGTTCTCGACTTGCGGGGTTGGGTGCTCCCGGAAGATTCCCGAATCGTAGCGGACGCGCGTTCGGCCTATGAGCAGCATCGAAGAAATCGCCCGCGCGTCATGCCGGCTACACTGACCGCGTTTGTCCGCCACGCCGCAACCGTGTCTCTTGAGGGGTCCGCAAGCAACAAACCCATCCCTGAGCTTTCGGCGGTGCGCTCAAATGTGCGCCAGCCCGGTCGCAAGGGCGTGATCCCCCGTTTCTGGTACATGCTTCCGGATTTTACGCCCCGTCACCTGCCGGCGGCTTTTGTGGCGCGGGTAAATCAGGGAACGCCTTGGGTTGAATGCAACACGGATCCGCCTTTGCTGATCGATGCTAATTTCTCGACCTTCTGGACGGCGGACGGGGATTGGACCCGCTTTGCCCTGAAAGCCTTGCTCAATAGCGTATGGTGTCGCGCCTTCATGGAAGTAGCCGGCACACCGCTCGGCGGTGGCGCCCTGAAACTGGAGGCTACGCACTTGCGGCAAATGCCTGTGCCCGTTCTTGCGATCGAGGCCCGATCTACACTGGATGCGGCCGGTAGGAAGCTGACCAGAGATTCAGAAGACGTGCAGGCGGACATCGATCGCATCATCCTGCAAGCGCTACTGCCCTGTACGATGCCGGAGGCGTCATTGTTGGAACTGGCCCACCGCATGGCGAAGCAAACGAGCGCCCTCTGCGCTGCCCGGCAAAGGGTTGCGTCATGA
- a CDS encoding DNA methyltransferase, protein MKRTEPEGSHARIPTGYLEGLYARALPAKRSGHLYGAFPYPTKISPEAIALFIAAHTSPGDTVFDGFAGSGTTGLATLLCEDPPAVLRAEAQRLGLDAKWGARNAVLYELGALGAFVGQTLTNPPDPNTFRKAAEDILRAAETEDGWMYGAKEPGGRNGIIRYVIWTDVLQCPACRREATLWDSCVFFGPAHIASHVTCPSCANEAPLDDVERLTHKTRDHLNGNKRQLRVRRIARIYGLTGKKGWSREGNGHDLSLLKRIEAEPIPDSVPRVAIPWGDLYRRGYHLGITHLHHFYTRRNLVVFGRLWERTAGYNSALRDALRFWLLSYNASHATIMTRVVAKSGQRDLALTSAQPGVLYVSGLPVEKNLIAGLRRKLSTIASAFAVTHGRKGRVKVYQASSCRTHVPDHSIDYIFTDPPFGGNIPYAEVSFINEAWLGRYTDRAEEIIVSNAQEKTISEYQRLLTTALSEARRILRPGGKATLIFHSASAGVWNALQAAYTDAGFGVECAGVLDKTQGSFKQVTTNGAVRGDPVLLLGEKKAQQTKPIACVWTVAERLWQEAALTLDPDEQTAQRLYSRLVSHFLTRHQLVPLDADSFYRWHEERYNAEVRERATR, encoded by the coding sequence ATGAAGCGGACAGAGCCCGAGGGATCGCATGCCCGGATTCCTACCGGCTACCTGGAAGGGCTTTATGCCAGGGCTCTGCCGGCAAAGCGTAGCGGTCACCTCTACGGCGCCTTTCCGTACCCCACCAAGATCTCACCCGAAGCGATCGCGCTCTTCATCGCCGCCCATACTAGCCCGGGCGATACCGTCTTCGACGGCTTTGCCGGGAGCGGCACCACCGGTCTTGCAACGTTGCTCTGCGAAGACCCGCCGGCTGTGCTGCGCGCGGAAGCGCAGCGGCTTGGCCTGGACGCAAAGTGGGGCGCTCGCAACGCCGTGCTGTACGAACTGGGCGCTCTTGGCGCCTTTGTTGGCCAGACTCTGACTAACCCGCCAGATCCGAATACTTTTCGGAAAGCGGCGGAAGACATCCTGCGCGCCGCTGAAACCGAAGACGGCTGGATGTACGGAGCCAAGGAACCGGGAGGACGGAACGGCATCATCCGCTATGTCATCTGGACCGACGTGCTGCAATGCCCGGCGTGCCGGCGTGAAGCGACTCTGTGGGATTCCTGCGTCTTCTTTGGCCCCGCCCATATCGCTTCCCACGTCACTTGCCCATCCTGTGCAAATGAAGCGCCGCTCGATGACGTAGAGCGCCTAACTCACAAGACGCGCGATCACCTTAACGGGAACAAACGGCAGCTCCGCGTCCGGCGCATCGCCCGCATCTACGGATTGACCGGCAAGAAGGGCTGGTCGCGCGAAGGTAACGGGCACGATCTCTCCTTGCTCAAACGCATCGAGGCCGAGCCCATCCCGGATTCCGTGCCGCGCGTGGCCATACCCTGGGGCGATCTGTACCGCCGCGGCTATCATCTCGGTATCACCCACCTCCATCACTTCTACACCAGGCGCAACCTGGTCGTGTTTGGCCGCCTATGGGAGCGCACGGCGGGCTATAACAGCGCTCTTCGTGACGCCCTGCGTTTCTGGCTGCTGAGCTACAACGCTTCGCATGCGACGATCATGACACGCGTTGTCGCAAAGTCGGGCCAGAGAGACTTGGCGCTCACCAGTGCCCAGCCCGGCGTTCTCTATGTCAGCGGCCTTCCGGTCGAGAAGAACCTGATTGCCGGATTGCGGCGCAAGCTTTCGACTATCGCCAGCGCTTTCGCGGTCACGCACGGCCGCAAGGGCCGGGTCAAGGTTTATCAGGCATCGAGTTGCCGCACCCATGTCCCCGATCACAGCATCGATTACATCTTCACTGACCCACCTTTTGGCGGAAACATCCCTTATGCCGAAGTCAGTTTCATCAATGAAGCTTGGCTCGGGCGATATACGGACCGTGCCGAGGAAATCATTGTCAGCAACGCACAGGAAAAGACCATCTCCGAATATCAGCGACTCCTCACGACTGCACTCAGCGAGGCCCGCCGGATCCTGAGGCCCGGCGGCAAGGCCACACTTATCTTCCACTCGGCCTCGGCCGGTGTCTGGAACGCCCTCCAGGCGGCCTATACTGATGCTGGATTCGGCGTAGAATGTGCAGGCGTTCTCGACAAGACGCAGGGGAGCTTCAAGCAGGTCACCACAAACGGCGCGGTGCGAGGTGATCCGGTTCTGTTGCTCGGCGAGAAGAAGGCACAGCAAACCAAGCCGATTGCCTGCGTCTGGACGGTTGCTGAACGGCTGTGGCAGGAAGCAGCCTTGACCCTGGATCCAGACGAACAGACGGCGCAAAGGCTCTATTCACGTTTGGTCAGCCACTTCCTGACCCGTCATCAACTGGTGCCGCTCGACGCCGATTCATTTTACCGGTGGCATGAAGAGCGGTATAATGCGGAGGTGAGAGAGCGTGCAACGCGATGA